A single region of the Candidatus Baltobacteraceae bacterium genome encodes:
- a CDS encoding CTP synthase has protein sequence MAKYIFFTGGVVSSLGKGITAASLGRLLKARGISVSVQKLDPYINVDAGTMNPYQHGEVFVTEDGAETDLDLGHYERFIDENLSRANNVTTGQIYNSVIDKERRGDYLGATVQVIPHITNEIKAHIKRVAEESQADVCIVEVGGTVGDIESLPFLEAIRQIRYDVGEENVMFCHLTLMPHLGAADELKTKPTQHSVRELRGIGISPDAIVCRTQSSRAMPVELKEKIALFCDVPTSAVVQNGDAPTIYQVPLNLEAEGLAEATVRKLRLAAGAPQLEDWASIVERIMHPERRVKIALVGKYVELKDAYISINEALYHSGIHHNAAVEIVRFDSENIENDGISLLRGADGILVAPGFGARGVKGKLRAIQYARESRIPFLGICYGMQLACVEFARNLCSLPDAMTSEVDETTTDPVIDFMPDQRNLEVYGGTMRLGSYACTLEPDTHVAAAYGELQITERHRHRYEFNNRYRAIFEEHGMRFSGHHTVGKTQLVECIELPADMHPWFVGTQAHPEFKSRPNRPSPLYRDFVGAALVREERVREERDFAPSVSVGN, from the coding sequence ATGGCGAAGTATATTTTCTTTACCGGCGGCGTCGTCAGTTCGCTCGGTAAGGGCATCACGGCAGCGTCGCTCGGGCGATTGCTCAAGGCGCGCGGGATCAGCGTTTCGGTTCAGAAACTCGATCCGTATATCAACGTCGACGCCGGCACCATGAACCCGTACCAGCACGGCGAGGTCTTCGTTACCGAAGACGGTGCCGAGACCGACCTCGATCTCGGTCATTACGAGCGGTTCATCGATGAAAATCTCTCCCGCGCGAACAACGTGACGACGGGCCAGATCTATAACTCCGTGATCGATAAAGAACGCCGCGGCGACTATCTCGGCGCGACGGTTCAAGTGATCCCGCACATCACCAACGAAATCAAAGCGCACATCAAACGCGTCGCCGAAGAGTCGCAGGCCGACGTCTGCATCGTGGAAGTCGGCGGCACCGTTGGCGATATCGAATCGCTGCCGTTCCTCGAAGCGATCCGTCAGATTCGCTACGACGTGGGTGAAGAGAACGTCATGTTCTGCCACTTGACGCTGATGCCGCATCTGGGCGCCGCGGACGAACTCAAGACGAAACCCACGCAGCATTCCGTTCGCGAATTGCGCGGGATCGGCATCTCGCCCGACGCGATCGTCTGCCGCACGCAATCGTCGCGCGCGATGCCGGTGGAACTCAAAGAAAAAATCGCGCTCTTTTGCGACGTTCCCACCAGCGCCGTCGTGCAGAACGGCGACGCTCCGACGATCTATCAGGTGCCGCTCAACCTCGAGGCCGAAGGTCTCGCCGAGGCGACGGTTCGCAAACTGCGCCTCGCGGCCGGGGCGCCGCAGCTCGAGGACTGGGCGAGCATCGTGGAGCGTATCATGCATCCGGAGCGCCGCGTCAAGATCGCGCTCGTCGGCAAGTACGTCGAACTCAAAGATGCGTATATCTCGATCAACGAGGCGCTCTATCACTCGGGAATCCATCACAACGCGGCCGTCGAGATCGTGCGCTTCGACTCCGAGAATATCGAGAACGACGGCATTTCGCTGCTGCGCGGTGCCGACGGCATTTTGGTTGCGCCCGGCTTCGGCGCGCGCGGCGTCAAGGGCAAGCTGCGCGCGATTCAGTACGCGCGCGAGAGCCGCATTCCGTTTCTCGGCATCTGTTACGGCATGCAGCTCGCCTGCGTCGAGTTCGCGCGCAACCTCTGCTCGCTCCCCGATGCGATGACGAGCGAAGTCGACGAGACGACGACGGACCCCGTTATCGACTTCATGCCCGATCAGCGCAACCTCGAAGTCTACGGCGGAACGATGCGCTTGGGCTCCTACGCCTGCACGCTCGAGCCCGACACGCACGTTGCGGCGGCCTACGGCGAGCTGCAGATCACCGAGCGGCACCGCCACCGCTATGAATTCAACAACCGCTACCGGGCGATCTTTGAAGAGCATGGCATGCGGTTCTCCGGCCATCACACCGTCGGCAAAACGCAGCTCGTGGAATGCATCGAGCTGCCGGCCGACATGCATCCTTGGTTCGTAGGCACGCAGGCGCATCCCGAATTCAAATCGCGGCCGAACCGGCCCTCGCCGCTCTACCGCGATTTCGTCGGCGCGGCCCTCGTACGCGAAGAACGCGTGCGCGAAGAGCGCGATTTCGCTCCGTCCGTCTCGGTCGGCAATTAA
- a CDS encoding glycosyltransferase family 2 protein: MLTRNEERVLSRALKSLPAGMPALVLDADSTDRTRQIAAECGAAVLRRAWTDFVDARRFALAQVRTPWALMLDADESLDDGLRAALADAPEDCDGYLVSRTTSFCGRPLRMWTGELLLRLFRPQAVVLEAHPAAGGGAALHERWICAGPVGRLSGTLAHESYPTVASYREKYARYTTIEARGRPAARAGLPAILLRCLARFVWLAIVRGAALDGWRGLYVAWYSAMYPAAVARKARKGA, encoded by the coding sequence GTGCTGACGCGCAACGAAGAGCGCGTGCTTTCGCGCGCGCTGAAATCGCTGCCGGCGGGCATGCCCGCGCTGGTGCTCGACGCAGACTCGACCGACCGGACGCGTCAGATCGCCGCGGAGTGCGGCGCCGCCGTGCTGCGCAGAGCGTGGACGGATTTCGTCGACGCGCGACGCTTCGCGCTCGCGCAGGTGCGGACGCCGTGGGCGCTGATGCTCGATGCCGACGAGTCGCTCGACGACGGCTTGCGCGCCGCGCTCGCGGACGCGCCGGAAGACTGCGATGGGTATCTCGTCTCGCGAACCACCTCGTTTTGCGGCCGGCCGTTGCGCATGTGGACCGGCGAATTGCTGCTGCGCCTCTTTCGTCCGCAAGCGGTCGTGCTGGAAGCGCATCCCGCCGCCGGCGGCGGCGCGGCGCTGCACGAGCGCTGGATCTGTGCGGGGCCGGTCGGACGTTTGAGCGGCACGCTCGCGCACGAATCGTATCCGACCGTTGCGAGTTACCGCGAAAAGTACGCGCGCTACACCACGATCGAAGCGCGAGGACGTCCGGCCGCGCGCGCGGGGCTCCCGGCGATCCTGTTGCGATGCCTGGCACGATTCGTGTGGCTGGCCATCGTGCGGGGTGCCGCGCTCGACGGATGGCGCGGTCTCTACGTCGCGTGGTACTCGGCGATGTACCCCGCAGCCGTCGCGCGCAAGGCACGCAAGGGCGCGTGA
- a CDS encoding glycosyltransferase family 1 protein has translation MVLGDVPRSRRAQGTQGRVMRVGLDARLTRQMSVGMKAYARELAARLPRVAPDLAFVTFDRGANFSWDEQVRLPAALRAARLDLTHFLSLYTPVFAPRPSVITIHDLIHLRFPEYFKSKVGPYYQTVVRRACARAARVITDDERTIEDLQRFLGVDPAKVRVVALGVDDCYLRAPQPHRGERPYLLYVGNHRAHKDLPTLFAAWSSLDAERALDLYLTGDDDFGDALAAYRRTNGRIVALGEVGEGELASYYAGARALVHPALTEGFGLPMLEAMAAGTLVIACEDAIPGVLRPAALTFRARDAAGLRAQLESVLRDEGLRDALVNEGRTLAAGLTWDRCARSTADVYREILEGV, from the coding sequence GTGGTACTCGGCGATGTACCCCGCAGCCGTCGCGCGCAAGGCACGCAAGGGCGCGTGATGCGCGTCGGGCTCGACGCGCGCCTGACGCGTCAGATGTCGGTCGGAATGAAAGCTTACGCGCGCGAACTGGCGGCGCGTTTGCCGCGCGTCGCGCCCGATCTGGCATTCGTCACGTTCGATCGCGGCGCAAACTTCAGTTGGGACGAACAGGTTCGCTTGCCGGCCGCACTGCGCGCCGCGCGGCTGGACCTCACGCACTTCCTCTCGCTGTATACGCCCGTGTTCGCACCGCGCCCGAGCGTTATCACGATCCACGACCTCATTCATTTGCGCTTTCCCGAGTACTTCAAGTCGAAGGTCGGTCCGTACTATCAAACGGTCGTTCGGCGCGCGTGCGCTCGCGCCGCACGCGTCATCACCGACGACGAGCGCACGATCGAGGATTTGCAGCGGTTCTTGGGGGTCGACCCGGCGAAAGTTCGCGTCGTCGCCTTGGGCGTTGACGATTGCTACCTGCGCGCGCCGCAGCCGCATCGCGGCGAGCGCCCGTATCTGCTCTACGTGGGGAACCACCGCGCGCACAAAGATCTTCCGACGCTTTTCGCAGCGTGGTCGTCGCTCGATGCGGAGCGCGCGCTCGACCTGTACCTGACCGGCGACGACGATTTCGGCGATGCCCTCGCAGCCTACAGGCGAACCAACGGGCGCATCGTAGCGCTCGGCGAGGTCGGCGAAGGGGAGCTCGCTTCGTACTATGCCGGGGCGCGCGCGCTGGTGCATCCCGCGCTTACCGAGGGCTTCGGGCTCCCGATGCTCGAGGCTATGGCCGCCGGCACGCTCGTAATCGCGTGCGAAGACGCGATTCCCGGCGTGCTGCGACCCGCCGCGCTCACCTTTCGGGCGCGCGACGCGGCCGGCTTGCGCGCGCAACTCGAGTCCGTCCTGCGCGACGAGGGGCTGCGGGACGCGCTCGTCAATGAAGGACGAACGCTAGCGGCCGGGCTAACGTGGGATCGTTGCGCGCGATCGACGGCCGACGTCTATCGCGAAATTCTGGAGGGCGTGTGA
- a CDS encoding stalk domain-containing protein yields MCLAFAAPAAAKTKPHHRVGKPIAPIAIVINGAPLSVNPPPRFFKYQLLVPVRRIIAALGLDFDKEGRRIVTHAGYKTIALTIGSRQAEVDGEPVILDAPPVEIKDTLYAPLRFFAAALGAQATYSRQTNSVEIISTLVGRSGNGIVATGSQAEQVGTVTAVDIVSQPPTITLTSNASVRTLPIAGNASVVVQDVNTNTSNDAALDAVRVGDFAHVYLNRQREVERIVDAFGSRVGNVAGVGDGQVVLSDGHVIVPDRASEISLNGAPAAIDDLKVGDSVMVRYNIDSSEVREVIATRRSAGTAPPPGNVQIASVSIDPTHALKSGDRVSITLRGTPAGTATFDIGTYLTGLSLHETLPGVYSTLYTIPKGVNFANVPVFGHLNVRGTDAERAQSTAEVSVASVPPGVGDYAPQNGATVNDDRPSIFATFTSDTVAIDPSSVELEVNGHNVTSESKRTARFIEYTPGISYGNGPVRVTVRVSDLAGNTAAKSWTFFIKAR; encoded by the coding sequence ATGTGTCTCGCATTCGCCGCGCCGGCAGCGGCGAAGACCAAACCGCATCATCGCGTCGGCAAGCCGATCGCGCCGATTGCAATCGTCATCAACGGCGCTCCGCTCTCGGTGAATCCGCCGCCGCGTTTTTTTAAATATCAACTGCTCGTACCGGTTCGCCGCATCATCGCAGCCTTGGGTCTGGACTTCGATAAAGAGGGCCGGCGAATCGTGACCCACGCGGGCTACAAGACGATCGCGCTGACGATCGGCAGCCGGCAGGCCGAGGTCGACGGCGAGCCCGTGATTCTCGACGCGCCGCCCGTGGAGATCAAAGATACGCTCTATGCGCCGCTTCGGTTTTTTGCCGCGGCCTTGGGCGCCCAGGCGACCTACAGTCGCCAGACCAATAGCGTCGAGATCATCTCCACGCTCGTCGGTCGATCCGGCAACGGCATCGTCGCCACGGGGTCGCAGGCGGAGCAAGTCGGCACGGTTACCGCGGTCGATATCGTTTCGCAGCCGCCGACCATAACGCTTACTTCCAATGCCTCGGTGCGGACCTTACCGATCGCCGGGAACGCGAGCGTCGTGGTTCAGGACGTCAATACGAACACCAGCAACGACGCCGCGCTCGACGCCGTGCGCGTGGGCGATTTCGCGCACGTGTATCTCAATCGGCAGCGCGAGGTCGAGCGCATCGTCGACGCCTTCGGCTCGCGCGTCGGAAACGTTGCGGGCGTCGGCGACGGACAGGTCGTGCTCTCCGACGGTCACGTGATCGTGCCCGATCGCGCGAGCGAAATCTCGCTCAACGGCGCGCCGGCCGCGATCGACGATCTCAAGGTCGGGGATTCGGTGATGGTGCGCTATAATATCGATTCGTCCGAGGTGCGCGAAGTGATCGCGACGCGCCGCTCCGCTGGGACCGCGCCCCCGCCGGGCAACGTTCAAATCGCGAGCGTTTCGATCGATCCGACGCATGCGCTCAAATCCGGCGACCGAGTCTCGATCACGCTGCGCGGCACGCCGGCGGGTACGGCGACGTTCGATATCGGGACGTACTTGACGGGTTTATCGCTGCACGAGACGCTGCCGGGCGTTTACTCGACGCTCTACACGATTCCAAAGGGCGTGAACTTTGCAAACGTCCCAGTATTCGGACATCTGAACGTACGCGGAACCGACGCCGAACGCGCCCAATCGACGGCGGAGGTCTCGGTCGCGAGCGTGCCGCCGGGCGTCGGCGACTACGCGCCGCAGAACGGCGCCACGGTCAACGACGATCGTCCGAGTATCTTTGCGACGTTTACGAGCGATACCGTCGCGATCGATCCGTCGAGCGTCGAGCTGGAGGTGAACGGACACAACGTGACCTCCGAATCGAAACGAACCGCGCGCTTCATCGAATATACGCCGGGCATTTCGTACGGCAACGGGCCGGTCCGGGTAACCGTTCGCGTGAGCGATCTGGCCGGAAATACCGCCGCGAAATCGTGGACGTTCTTCATCAAGGCGCGGTAG
- a CDS encoding ABC transporter substrate-binding protein encodes MADSRLRAAVLAAALLGVAGCGGSSTAPPSDGASTLVVARVQDAVNLDPAQATDGNSLNLTQEVMRGLVQFKLGGFDVEPAIARTWTLSPDGLRWTFTLKKGLVFSDGTPIDASAVKFNFDRWRLVNDPYHANFPFGYYADMFGGFPGLIAGVAAPRSDTVVFTLTRRFSPFLHDVAMPSFAIGSPAAIRADVQGFSQKPVGYGPYVLKEWVKDDHITLVANPSYRGQRPAYATVIVRDIPDQATSVLEMQRGGIDFLVDPRPDDAKALAAQPGVTIYAQPSNNTSYLAFNVDRSPFGKLQVRRAMAYAIDVRGIVKAFYGAGAVVAGNWTPPGLIGRNPSVRPYPHDPAKARALLAQAGLPSGFATELFYPTAPRPYMPEPQRIAEAIQADLQAAGVTVTLEPFEWGVFLDKVRHGEHPMCLIGWSGDNGDPDDFFYPLLDADSANAKPNGQNYSFWRDPAFHRLMLAGQTTLTDRKRAEIYRRANALVHEQVPALSIVHTAVPIAVKSSIAGFVPSPDSHIAFEYLRPKK; translated from the coding sequence ATGGCTGATTCGCGCCTGCGCGCGGCCGTTCTGGCAGCAGCGCTCCTCGGCGTTGCCGGCTGCGGCGGATCCTCGACGGCGCCGCCGTCAGACGGCGCATCGACGCTCGTCGTCGCCCGCGTGCAGGATGCGGTCAACCTCGATCCGGCTCAAGCCACCGACGGAAATTCGTTGAACTTGACGCAAGAGGTCATGCGAGGCCTCGTCCAGTTTAAGCTCGGCGGCTTTGACGTCGAACCGGCGATCGCGCGAACGTGGACGCTCAGCCCGGATGGATTGCGGTGGACCTTTACGCTGAAGAAGGGGTTGGTCTTCTCCGATGGCACGCCGATCGATGCGTCCGCGGTGAAATTCAACTTCGATCGCTGGCGCTTGGTGAACGACCCGTATCACGCGAACTTTCCGTTTGGCTACTACGCCGATATGTTCGGCGGCTTTCCGGGTTTGATCGCCGGCGTGGCGGCGCCGAGATCCGACACGGTCGTCTTCACGCTAACCCGTCGGTTTAGTCCGTTTCTCCACGACGTCGCGATGCCGTCGTTTGCAATCGGCTCGCCGGCCGCGATTCGCGCCGACGTTCAAGGCTTCTCGCAAAAGCCCGTGGGCTACGGCCCCTACGTGCTCAAGGAGTGGGTGAAGGACGATCACATCACACTGGTCGCCAATCCCAGTTATCGCGGTCAGAGACCGGCGTACGCGACGGTGATCGTGCGTGACATCCCGGACCAGGCGACCAGCGTTCTGGAGATGCAGCGCGGCGGCATCGACTTTCTCGTCGATCCGCGCCCCGACGATGCCAAGGCGCTGGCGGCACAGCCGGGCGTCACGATCTACGCGCAGCCGTCGAACAACACGTCGTACCTCGCGTTCAACGTCGACCGGTCGCCGTTCGGGAAGCTGCAAGTGCGGCGGGCGATGGCGTATGCGATCGACGTTCGCGGCATCGTCAAGGCGTTCTATGGCGCGGGTGCGGTCGTTGCGGGCAATTGGACGCCGCCGGGGTTGATCGGGCGCAACCCGAGCGTTCGACCCTATCCGCACGATCCGGCGAAGGCGCGCGCGCTGCTCGCGCAGGCGGGTCTGCCGAGCGGCTTTGCGACCGAGCTTTTTTATCCGACCGCGCCGCGGCCGTATATGCCGGAGCCGCAGCGTATCGCCGAAGCGATCCAAGCGGATTTACAAGCAGCCGGCGTGACCGTTACGCTCGAACCATTCGAGTGGGGAGTCTTCCTCGACAAAGTGCGCCACGGCGAGCATCCCATGTGTTTGATCGGATGGAGCGGGGACAACGGGGATCCCGACGATTTCTTCTACCCGCTGCTCGACGCCGACAGCGCAAACGCCAAACCGAACGGACAAAACTATTCGTTTTGGCGCGATCCGGCGTTTCATCGCTTGATGTTGGCGGGACAGACGACGTTGACCGATAGAAAGCGAGCCGAGATCTATCGCCGGGCTAACGCCCTGGTGCACGAGCAAGTGCCCGCGCTCTCGATCGTTCACACCGCCGTACCCATCGCCGTCAAATCGTCGATCGCTGGCTTCGTGCCGAGCCCGGATTCGCATATCGCTTTTGAGTATCTGCGCCCCAAGAAGTAG
- a CDS encoding HIT domain-containing protein produces MESSCIFCKIIAGEIPARFVHRDESVVAIADVNPQAPDHLLVMPIEHVRDLAEFVRAEPAETIAGLWQVAARLGAEHPGGFRAVVNTGVDGGQTVDHLHVHVLAGRHMTWPPG; encoded by the coding sequence ATGGAATCGTCGTGCATTTTTTGCAAGATCATCGCCGGCGAGATTCCGGCGCGGTTCGTTCATCGCGACGAGTCCGTCGTTGCCATCGCCGACGTCAACCCCCAGGCGCCCGATCATCTGCTCGTCATGCCGATCGAACACGTGCGCGATCTCGCCGAGTTCGTTCGAGCCGAACCGGCGGAGACGATCGCCGGGCTTTGGCAGGTCGCTGCGCGGCTGGGCGCCGAGCATCCGGGCGGCTTTCGTGCGGTCGTGAATACCGGAGTCGACGGCGGTCAAACCGTCGACCACCTGCACGTCCACGTCTTAGCGGGGCGCCATATGACGTGGCCGCCGGGGTGA
- the rpsU gene encoding 30S ribosomal protein S21 yields the protein MEVRIAPGESIESALRRFKKATQKAGVLAEARKHEHYEKPSVRKKKKSAAARKRRA from the coding sequence ATGGAAGTTCGCATAGCTCCGGGAGAATCGATCGAGAGCGCGCTGCGCCGTTTCAAGAAGGCCACCCAGAAGGCGGGCGTCTTGGCCGAGGCTCGCAAGCACGAGCATTACGAAAAGCCGAGCGTTCGCAAGAAGAAGAAATCCGCCGCCGCTCGCAAGCGCCGCGCCTAA
- a CDS encoding GatB/YqeY domain-containing protein encodes MGSYKDRIASDLKDAMRARDQLRLDTLRSVLSGFTYKRTEAGAELTDADEQDVLRKQVKQRNDSFAEFTKAGRAELADKEARERDILLAYLPAQKSADEIRAIVKAVVSGLPADGRNQGAVMKAAMPQLRGLADGNLVRQIVGEELA; translated from the coding sequence ATGGGTTCGTATAAAGACCGCATTGCGTCCGATTTAAAGGACGCGATGCGGGCGCGCGACCAGCTCAGACTCGATACGCTGCGCTCCGTCCTCTCCGGCTTTACCTACAAACGGACCGAGGCCGGCGCCGAGTTGACCGACGCCGACGAACAGGACGTCCTGCGCAAGCAAGTCAAGCAGCGCAACGATTCGTTTGCGGAGTTCACCAAAGCCGGGCGCGCGGAGCTGGCCGATAAAGAAGCGCGCGAGCGCGATATTCTGCTGGCCTACCTGCCGGCGCAAAAATCCGCCGATGAGATTCGCGCGATCGTTAAAGCGGTCGTGAGCGGGCTGCCCGCCGACGGGCGCAATCAGGGCGCGGTGATGAAAGCTGCCATGCCGCAATTACGCGGCCTCGCCGATGGGAATCTCGTCCGGCAGATCGTCGGCGAGGAGCTCGCCTAG